The genomic interval TCCGCCGGCGGGAGGTGGCAGTGGTAGTCGCAGATGGGCTCGCCGGAGGCGGCCTCGTGGTACAGCCGGCGGGCGGCGGCGCAGGAGAGCAAGAAGTCGTCGTGGAGGTACGCGGGCATGGCTTCGGGCAAGGCGGTGGGTGCGGCGGGCGCAGAAGGGTTGGCGAAGCGACCGTCGCGGCCTCAGCGGCCGCGGCCGCGGGCGAGCCGGCGGCCGAGCGTCCGCAACGCCTCGAGCAGTTCGGCGGTCGTGGCGATCACGGGCTCCCCGGGAGCGGGCCGCAGCACGCCGCGCCGCAGGCGGGAGAGCTCCGAGGCTTCGCGCTTGCTGCTCCGCAGCAGGCCGCTGAACTCGGCGTGGCGGGCGGCCTGCGTCAGGTTCTGCGCGACGCTGTACAGATCGACGGCCGGACCCGGCGGGTCGTACGCGTTCTCGAACACCGGCGAGGTCACACGGTCCTTCCGCTGCATCCGGCGCAGGTCCTGCCGGATGCGGGAGGAGGACAGCATCTCCTGCAGCAGCTTGTCGAGCATGCCGCGGCTGTCGAAGGTCTCGCCGACGCGGATGCCCGAGCCGAAGTCGACGAGGCAGACGCCGCTGTCGGTGATGACGAAGTTGTCGAGGCGGAGGTCCAGGTGGACGATCCGCGCCACCCGGTGCAGCTTCTCCACCAGCTCGACGGCGCCGGTGGCGAAGGCGACGGCGCCGATCGGCGGGCCGCCGAGCCGCAGCCACGACATCTCGATCCGCTTGACGAAGCCCCGCTCGTCCTTCTCGAGGTCGAGCACCCGGGGGAAGCGGCCCGCGTCCACCAGCTCGGGGAGGCGCTCCTGCAGGATCTTCAGGAAGGCCGCTTCGCGGGTGAGAAACACCGGGAAGATCTTGTTGCCGAGCTTCCGGGCCGCCTGCTCCAGGTCGGCGTGCTTGGCCCCGCCGCCGCGTTCGGCGTGCCGGGCCAGCCGCCGCTGGATCGCGGTCATCGTCGGCACGCGCTTGATGACGCGGAAGCCGCTGGGCTGGCCGGCATCACGGCCGAGGCGGACGTCGAAGGAGTGGTGGTAGAGGCTCGGCCGGTCCTCGGGCTCGTGCCGCACCTTCCGCCAGGCGCGGGCGGCGGCGCGGCGGCCGGGCCATCCCAGCACCGGGCCCAGCAGGCCCGAGGGCGCCAGCGGCCAGGGCGGGAGCGGGCAGGGATCGCCCTCGGCCAGCCACTCGCCGCCCGCGAACCCGGCCTCGCGGGCGGCGAGCGCCCGCCGGTTGGCCGCCGTCAACAGCAGAACGCCGCCCCAGCGCAGCCGCGCGAGCAGGGCGTCGGCGGGCACCGCGGCGGGGGCGGCGGCGACGTAGAGGTTCACCGCCGGCTCCGGGGCCTCGGGGTCGGTGGGGGCCGGCGGCGCGGCGGCGGCCGCGGCGGGAAGCCGGTGCAGGCGGGCGACCCGCTCGGGCCCGGCCTGTCCGGGGCCTCTGGTGGGCTTCCCGTTCAGGCGCGTGGCGACGGCGGCCGCCACGGCGTCGCGGGCGCGGGGGGTGCCGGTTCCGGCGACGCCGCCGGGATCGCCGCGGCGCTGCCCGTCGGCGGGCGTCTCAGGGCGTCCGCTCATCCGCTCCGTCCGCGGGCTCCTGCCGTCGCTCCACGCGGGAGGCGGGCATCGACGAGGCGATGTGCCGGTCGACGAGGCGGTCCAGCGCCGCCTCGTCGCTCGCGGCGGCGCGGGGCGGGGCGGCGTCGGCGGTGCCCGCCCCCTCGGACGAAGGGACGCCCGAGGCGATGCGCTCGGCGAGCTCCGCGGCGATCCGCTCGGGATCCCGCACTTCGGCTCCCGGTGCCTCCTGGGCGTCGTCGCGTCCCGCCGCGGCGGGACCCGACCCGCTGCCCTCGCCGCTCGGGCCGTCTGCGTCCTCCTCGTCGCCGAAGCGGACGGCCGCGAGGACGTCGTCGAGCGCGACGTCCTCTTCCGAGCCCTCCTGATCGTCCCCGAAGCCCGGCGTCTCCGCGGCGGCCGCGGACGCCGCCTCGGCCTCGGCCTCGGCCGCGTCGGAACTCCCGATCCTCCGGGCCGCGGGTGCGAGCGCCGCGACGGCGGCTCGGTCCGCGGCGGTTCCGGCCGCGGGCGTGGCGGCCTCGGGCGGATCGGCCTTGGCCGCTTCCGCGGCGGGTCCGCGTCGCGGGTGGGCGGAGGAGCCGCCCACGGCGGCGGCGAACATGCCCGAGCCCTGGTCCTGCCAGCCCTGCTCCAGCGCCGCCCGCGCCGAGGCGGGGGCACCGGGCCGCGGCGAGCCCGGGCGGCCCATCCGGTTCAGCACAGTGCCCAGCACGACCGCACCGCTGGCGCGCAGCCGGGCGAGGGCCCGGTCCACCGCGGCCTGCCGCTCGCCGCCGCTGACCACCAGCACGACGCCGTCGGCGGCGGCGGCGGCGAAGAGGGCGTCGAGGCCCACGGCGACGGCGGAGGTGTCGATGAGCGTGACGTCGTGCAGCGGCCGGGCTTCGTCCACGAGCCGGCGGATGTGCCGACCGGAGAGGCGGCTGCCCTCCAGCGGGCCGGGACCCGCGGGCAGCAGCGACAGCCCCGGGATCTTCGTCTCGAAGCACGCGGCCTCGAGCCCGTCGCCCCCGAGGAAGGCCGGCAGGCCGATCGGCTCGTCCGCCTCCGCGTGCTCCAGCAGGTCGGCGTCCTCGGGGTGCAGGTAGCCCATCCGCAGCGCAGCGGTCTGCAGGGTCTGCCGGTCGCTGGTGGCTTCGGCGTCGGGACGGTCCGCCCAGGCGGCGTCGACGAGGAGCACGCGCTCGCCCGCGGCGGCCAGCGACGCGGCGAGCCCGAGGCACAGCCCGGTCTTGCCGCTGCCCGGCCCGCTGCTGGTGACCGCGAAGGTGCGTCCGCCGGGCTCGGCCGCGGAGCCGGCGGCGCGGCCGGCCCGGCCCTCGAGCATCGCCCGCACCGCGTGCACCGCGTCGGCGAGCGCCGCGGCCTCGTCCCGGGCCCGCTGCTGCTCTCTCTCGGAGAGCGGGCCCTCGGCGCCCGTGCCCGCGGCCTGGCCGCGGACCAGCGGGACGGTGCCCAGAACGGCGACGCCCCGCGCCGACCAGGGCCGGCTGTCCCCGCGGGAGACGCGGTCGTCGGAGGCGAGGTACAGCAGCACGCCCAACGCGCCCAGCAGCGAGCCGAGCACCGCCCCGAGCGCGGCACCGCGGGGGCGCGCGTCCGCGACGGGCGTGGCCGAGGCTTCTCCCGCGGTCACCCGGTCGAGCGCAGCGGCGGGCAGGGGGGCGGCGCGGAGGCGGGCGGCGGTCTCGGCGGCGTTCTCCGCGGCGGTCTGCAGCTCCTGCTGTTTCCAACGCAGCGACTGCAGGGCCGATCGCTCGAGCTTCGCGACGGCCGAAGCCGACGCCGCCGCCCGGGCGTCGATGCCGGCGGCCGCGGCGTCCCGCTCGAGATCGGACAGGCGGACGAAGGCCCGACGCCCGTCCTCGGCCTCGACGAAGCGCGCGTCCTCCACCACGGCGGCGAAGCGGGCCGCCGCCGCGGCGGCCTCCCCCAACGACCCGACGAGGCCGCGGTTGCGGGCCGCCGAAGCCAGGGCGTCCGCGGCCGCCTGGGCCGCCCGGACCGCCGCGTCCTGGGCGGCGGGCTGCTCGCGGACGAGCGAGGCCGCGAAGAACAGCGGGTCGCGGGCCGACGCCCGGGCGTCCCGCACGCGGGCATCGGCGGCACGCCGCCGCTGCGCCGTGCCGGCCTCGGCGGCCGCGAGCACCGCGGGGTCGCTGCCCGCGGCGAGGCGGTCCTCCGCCCGCGCCACCTCCACGCCGTTCATCGCCAGCGCCGTCCGGGTCGCTTGCACCTGCGCCTCGGCCTCCCGCCGCGCGGCGGCCGCCGTCTCGACCTCGGCCGAGCCCGGCAGAGCGGTCTTCCGCTCGAAAGCGGTCGCGAGCGCCGCGGCCGATGCGGCCGCCCCGGCGGGGTCGGGATCCCGGACCTCCACCACGAGGCCGAAGGGCGGCCGGCCGCTCACGCTCGCCTCGATCCCGGCCCGGTCGGCCAGGTCGGTCAGGACGGCCGCTTCACGCTGCAAGGTCTCGGCCACATTGAGCGCCTCCGCCGGCACGCCGCCCACGCCGC from Phycisphaera mikurensis NBRC 102666 carries:
- a CDS encoding protein kinase family protein, coding for MSGRPETPADGQRRGDPGGVAGTGTPRARDAVAAAVATRLNGKPTRGPGQAGPERVARLHRLPAAAAAAPPAPTDPEAPEPAVNLYVAAAPAAVPADALLARLRWGGVLLLTAANRRALAAREAGFAGGEWLAEGDPCPLPPWPLAPSGLLGPVLGWPGRRAAARAWRKVRHEPEDRPSLYHHSFDVRLGRDAGQPSGFRVIKRVPTMTAIQRRLARHAERGGGAKHADLEQAARKLGNKIFPVFLTREAAFLKILQERLPELVDAGRFPRVLDLEKDERGFVKRIEMSWLRLGGPPIGAVAFATGAVELVEKLHRVARIVHLDLRLDNFVITDSGVCLVDFGSGIRVGETFDSRGMLDKLLQEMLSSSRIRQDLRRMQRKDRVTSPVFENAYDPPGPAVDLYSVAQNLTQAARHAEFSGLLRSSKREASELSRLRRGVLRPAPGEPVIATTAELLEALRTLGRRLARGRGR
- a CDS encoding P-loop NTPase family protein, which produces MSDTHDPADRRNGRRSADDLYPARWKFNGNAARALAPAASGAPRRPDAAPPAAALDPAPAVDPREPADDASDPGGWGRFCGRAAQRWPLLVGVALAAAVPGAAIGYLQGEPRFGAEVGVELQPRTVAGGVGGVPAEALNVAETLQREAAVLTDLADRAGIEASVSGRPPFGLVVEVRDPDPAGAAASAAALATAFERKTALPGSAEVETAAAARREAEAQVQATRTALAMNGVEVARAEDRLAAGSDPAVLAAAEAGTAQRRRAADARVRDARASARDPLFFAASLVREQPAAQDAAVRAAQAAADALASAARNRGLVGSLGEAAAAAARFAAVVEDARFVEAEDGRRAFVRLSDLERDAAAAGIDARAAASASAVAKLERSALQSLRWKQQELQTAAENAAETAARLRAAPLPAAALDRVTAGEASATPVADARPRGAALGAVLGSLLGALGVLLYLASDDRVSRGDSRPWSARGVAVLGTVPLVRGQAAGTGAEGPLSEREQQRARDEAAALADAVHAVRAMLEGRAGRAAGSAAEPGGRTFAVTSSGPGSGKTGLCLGLAASLAAAGERVLLVDAAWADRPDAEATSDRQTLQTAALRMGYLHPEDADLLEHAEADEPIGLPAFLGGDGLEAACFETKIPGLSLLPAGPGPLEGSRLSGRHIRRLVDEARPLHDVTLIDTSAVAVGLDALFAAAAADGVVLVVSGGERQAAVDRALARLRASGAVVLGTVLNRMGRPGSPRPGAPASARAALEQGWQDQGSGMFAAAVGGSSAHPRRGPAAEAAKADPPEAATPAAGTAADRAAVAALAPAARRIGSSDAAEAEAEAASAAAAETPGFGDDQEGSEEDVALDDVLAAVRFGDEEDADGPSGEGSGSGPAAAGRDDAQEAPGAEVRDPERIAAELAERIASGVPSSEGAGTADAAPPRAAASDEAALDRLVDRHIASSMPASRVERRQEPADGADERTP